From Salmo trutta unplaced genomic scaffold, fSalTru1.1, whole genome shotgun sequence, one genomic window encodes:
- the LOC115184249 gene encoding phosphoribosyl pyrophosphate synthase-associated protein 2 isoform X2: protein MNHTEGGLVIFSANSHPSSREISKRIGERLGVELGKVQVYQEDNRETRVQIQESVRGKDVFIVQTVSKDVNSTIMELLIMVYACRTSCARSITGVVPYFPYSKQCKMRKRGSIVSKLLASMMCKAGLTHLITMDLHQKEIQGFFNIPVDNLRASPFLLQYIQEEIPDYRNAVIVAKSPASAKRAQSFAERLRLGIAVIHGEAQDAESDLVDGRHSPPTVKTTGGIHLRLEIPLLIPKEKPPITVVGDVGGRIAIIVDDIIDDVVSFVAAAETLKERGAYKIFVMATHGILSSDAPKLIEESAIDKVVVTNTIPHEHQKLQCDKIQTVDISIILSEAIRRIYQGESMSYLFRHIGLED, encoded by the exons ATGAACCACACCGAGGGAGGCCTTGTCATCTTCAGCGCCAACTCACACCCTTCCTCCAGGGAGATCAGCAAGAGGATTGGAga GCGTCTGGGGGTGGAGCTTGGGAAGGTGCAGGTGTACCAGGAAGACAACAGAG aaaCGCGTGTGCAGATCCAGGAGTCGGTTCGAGGCAAAGATGTCTTCATCGTCCAGACAGTGTCTAA ggATGTGAACTCTACCATCATGGAGTTGCTGATCATGGTGTATGCGTGCAGGACTTCCTGTGCCCGGAGCATCACCGGGGTCGTCCCCTACTTCCCCTACAGTAAACAGTGTAAGATGAGGAAGAGAGGTTCTATCGTCTCCAAACTACTGGCCTCCATGATGTGTAAAGCAG gtctgaccCATCTCATCACCATGGATCTTCATCAGAAGGAGATTCAGGGCTTCTTCAACATCCCAGTGGACAACCTGAGAGCTTCTCCCTTCCTACTGCAGTACATCcaggaggag ATTCCTGACTATAGAAACGCAGTGATAGTGGCCAAATCTCCAGCCTCAGCCAAAAG ggcccAGTCGTTTGCAGAGCGGTTGCGTCTGGGTATTGCAGTGATCCATGGAGAGGCCCAGGATGCTGAGTCAGACCTGGTGGATGGAAGACACTCTCCTCCTACTGTCAAGACCACTGGAGGGATACACCTTAGACTGGAGATaccat TGTTGATCCCTAAAGAGAAGCCTCCCATCACAGTGGTAGGAGATGTAGGAGGACGAATCGCCATCATagtg GATGACATCATCGATGACGTGGTCAGTTTCGTGGCGGCCGCGGAGACGCTGAAGGAGCGAGGAGCCTACAAGATATTCGTCATGGCGACGCACGGCATCCTCTCCTCCGATGCACCGAAACTCATCGAGGAATCTGCCATCGacaag gtggtggTAACCAACACTATCCCTCACGAGCACCAGAAGCTGCAGTGTGATAAGATCCAGACGGTGGACATCAGCATCATCCTCTCTGAAGCCATCAGACGCATCTACCAAGGAGAGAGCATGTCCTACCTGTTCAGACACATAGGACTAGaggactga
- the LOC115184249 gene encoding phosphoribosyl pyrophosphate synthase-associated protein 2 isoform X1, with amino-acid sequence MNHTEGGLVIFSANSHPSSREISKRIGERLGVELGKVQVYQEDNRETRVQIQESVRGKDVFIVQTVSKDVNSTIMELLIMVYACRTSCARSITGVVPYFPYSKQCKMRKRGSIVSKLLASMMCKAGLTHLITMDLHQKEIQGFFNIPVDNLRASPFLLQYIQEEIPDYRNAVIVAKSPASAKRAQSFAERLRLGIAVIHGEAQDAESDLVDGRHSPPTVKTTGGIHLRLEIPCNTHTHTHTHTHTHTHTLSPPTVKTTGGIHLRLEIPCNTHTHTHTHTHTHTHTHTHTHTHTHSPPTVKTTGGIHLRLEIPLLIPKEKPPITVVGDVGGRIAIIVDDIIDDVVSFVAAAETLKERGAYKIFVMATHGILSSDAPKLIEESAIDKVVVTNTIPHEHQKLQCDKIQTVDISIILSEAIRRIYQGESMSYLFRHIGLED; translated from the exons ATGAACCACACCGAGGGAGGCCTTGTCATCTTCAGCGCCAACTCACACCCTTCCTCCAGGGAGATCAGCAAGAGGATTGGAga GCGTCTGGGGGTGGAGCTTGGGAAGGTGCAGGTGTACCAGGAAGACAACAGAG aaaCGCGTGTGCAGATCCAGGAGTCGGTTCGAGGCAAAGATGTCTTCATCGTCCAGACAGTGTCTAA ggATGTGAACTCTACCATCATGGAGTTGCTGATCATGGTGTATGCGTGCAGGACTTCCTGTGCCCGGAGCATCACCGGGGTCGTCCCCTACTTCCCCTACAGTAAACAGTGTAAGATGAGGAAGAGAGGTTCTATCGTCTCCAAACTACTGGCCTCCATGATGTGTAAAGCAG gtctgaccCATCTCATCACCATGGATCTTCATCAGAAGGAGATTCAGGGCTTCTTCAACATCCCAGTGGACAACCTGAGAGCTTCTCCCTTCCTACTGCAGTACATCcaggaggag ATTCCTGACTATAGAAACGCAGTGATAGTGGCCAAATCTCCAGCCTCAGCCAAAAG ggcccAGTCGTTTGCAGAGCGGTTGCGTCTGGGTATTGCAGTGATCCATGGAGAGGCCCAGGATGCTGAGTCAGACCTGGTGGATGGAAGACACTCTCCTCCTACTGTCAAGACCACTGGAGGGATACACCTTAGACTGGAGATaccatgtaacacacacacacacacacacacacacacacacacacacacacacacactctctcctcctaCTGTCAAGACCACTGGAGGGATACACCTTAGACTGGAGATaccatgtaacacacacacacacacacacacacacacacacacacacacacacacacacacacacacacacacacacacacactctcctcctaCTGTCAAGACCACTGGAGGGATACACCTTAGACTGGAGATaccat TGTTGATCCCTAAAGAGAAGCCTCCCATCACAGTGGTAGGAGATGTAGGAGGACGAATCGCCATCATagtg GATGACATCATCGATGACGTGGTCAGTTTCGTGGCGGCCGCGGAGACGCTGAAGGAGCGAGGAGCCTACAAGATATTCGTCATGGCGACGCACGGCATCCTCTCCTCCGATGCACCGAAACTCATCGAGGAATCTGCCATCGacaag gtggtggTAACCAACACTATCCCTCACGAGCACCAGAAGCTGCAGTGTGATAAGATCCAGACGGTGGACATCAGCATCATCCTCTCTGAAGCCATCAGACGCATCTACCAAGGAGAGAGCATGTCCTACCTGTTCAGACACATAGGACTAGaggactga